One window of the Hippoglossus hippoglossus isolate fHipHip1 chromosome 9, fHipHip1.pri, whole genome shotgun sequence genome contains the following:
- the LOC117767670 gene encoding izumo sperm-egg fusion protein 1, protein MLLILVTLLGCVLAADACLQCDRRVRLLHEDLALSAPTVADQIEITKICDHAYVTYRDTSRDRKGVIDHTTLYRASTEYHSEFDKFLKTHHSGPVTFEAIQIMEKGRRILEKHLDAFIRDGLCPNMCGLLNRRVMDCFSCRYKIYVCASPSGQQDCGEHRVQAEEGGQAVLDCFLPWHRLLLGKPEYHYSWAPGEPGTEKLNETDFKGLVVTDESSVVLNQLHVEEQGTYRCSLQGQNGTVFYRVTFLLTVVTLPDEPQQPPATLPTLPHGDEYSSVQPTEDMLVALIATVTALSLAASVCLIVILRTLMKQRWSRKGGGRRGKTTQSTA, encoded by the exons ATGCTGCTGATACTGGTGACACTGCTCGGCTGTGTCCTTGCAGCTGACGCTTGTCTGCAGTGTGACCGCAGGGTTCGACTCCTGCATGAAGACTTAGCCCTGTCTGCCCCCACTGTGGCCGACCAGATTGAAATAACAAAGATTTGCGACCACGCGTATGTGACCTACAGAGACACCAGCAGGGACCGAAAAGGAGTCATCG ATCACACTACTCTGTACAGAGCCAGCACTGAGTACCACAGTGAATTTGACAAATTTCTGAAAACCCATCACTCTG GACCTGTAACATTTGAAGCCATTCAGATCATGGAGAAGGGCAGGAGGATCTTAGAGAAACACTTGGACGCCTTCATCCGTGATG GATTGTGCCCCAACATGTGTG GCCTCCTGAACCGGAGAGTAATGGATTGCTTCTCTTGCCGCTACAAGATATACGTCTGTGCGTCTCCCTCTGGCCAGCAGGATTGCGGtg AGCACCGAGTGCAGGCCGAGGAGGGAGGCCAGGCCGTGTTGGACTGTTTTCTCCCATGGCATCGACTTCTGTTGGGAAAACCCGAGTATCACTACTCCTGGGCTCCGGGAGAGCCTGGAACTGAAAAG CTGAACGAGACCGACTTCAAAGGGTTGGTAGTGACAGATGAGTCATCCGTGGTCTTAAATCAGCTGCATGTGGAGGAACAAGGGACGTATCGCTGCTCGCTGCAGGGACAAAATGGAACCGTCTTCTATCGAGTCACTTTCCTGCTCACTG TCGTAACTTTGCCTGACGAGCCTCAACAACCCCCTGCCACTCTGCCCACGCTGCCTCACGGTGACGAATACTCAAGTGTTCAGCCCACCGAGGATATGCTGGTGGCTCTCATCGCCACGGTTACTGCTCTGAGTCTGGCGGCGAGCGTCTGCCTCATAGTCATCCTGAG AACGCTGATGAAGCAGCGGTGGAGCCGCAAAGGAGGCGGACGGAGGGGAAAAACCACACAAAGCACAGCGTGA